Proteins from a single region of Aureibacter tunicatorum:
- the infC gene encoding translation initiation factor IF-3 — MEEPYRVNGKITAREVRVVGENVEQGVYPVSEAIKVAQAHGLDLVEISPKADPPVCKVIDYSKFKYEQKKKQKEIKAKAQKTVLKEIRFGPNTDDHDFNFKLKHAQNFLNEGCKVKAYVHFVGRTIVFKERGEILLLKFAQALEEVAKVDQLPKLEGKRMIIMLSPKVKKK; from the coding sequence GTGGAAGAACCTTACAGAGTTAATGGAAAAATTACCGCAAGAGAAGTAAGAGTAGTAGGTGAAAATGTGGAGCAAGGCGTATATCCGGTATCGGAGGCGATAAAAGTTGCGCAAGCGCATGGCTTAGATTTGGTAGAAATATCGCCTAAAGCTGATCCTCCGGTTTGTAAGGTTATCGACTACTCTAAATTCAAGTACGAGCAAAAGAAGAAGCAAAAAGAGATCAAAGCGAAGGCTCAGAAGACAGTTCTTAAAGAAATTAGATTCGGACCTAATACTGATGATCACGATTTCAACTTCAAATTGAAGCATGCCCAAAACTTCCTTAACGAAGGATGCAAAGTAAAGGCTTATGTGCACTTTGTCGGGCGTACTATTGTCTTCAAGGAACGTGGAGAAATATTATTGCTTAAGTTCGCTCAGGCCTTGGAAGAGGTGGCTAAAGTAGATCAGCTTCCTAAGTTGGAAGGAAAGAGGATGATCATTATGCTTTCGCCTAAAGTGAAGAAGAAATAA
- the rpmI gene encoding 50S ribosomal protein L35 produces MPKVKTKSGAKKRFKLTGTGKIKRKHAFKSHILTKKETKQKRNLTKAGLVHKSDESNVKAMLRIG; encoded by the coding sequence ATGCCAAAGGTTAAAACTAAATCTGGAGCTAAAAAGAGATTTAAGCTTACAGGTACAGGAAAAATCAAGAGAAAGCACGCATTCAAAAGCCATATCTTGACTAAGAAAGAAACTAAGCAAAAGAGAAATCTTACGAAAGCTGGTTTGGTTCACAAGTCGGATGAGAGCAACGTGAAAGCGATGTTGAGAATCGGATAA
- the rplT gene encoding 50S ribosomal protein L20, whose amino-acid sequence MPRSVNTVASRARRKRVLKLAKGYFGRRKNVWTVAKNAVEKGLGYAYRDRKVKKREFRKLWIQRINAGARQEGLSYSALMGALKKANIDLNRKVLADLALNNPAAFKAIVEKVK is encoded by the coding sequence ATGCCTAGATCAGTAAATACCGTTGCTTCAAGAGCACGTAGAAAAAGAGTATTAAAGTTAGCTAAAGGTTACTTTGGCAGAAGAAAGAATGTATGGACAGTAGCGAAAAATGCTGTTGAAAAAGGTCTTGGATACGCGTACCGTGACAGAAAAGTTAAGAAAAGAGAATTCAGAAAACTTTGGATTCAAAGAATTAACGCTGGTGCGAGACAAGAAGGTCTTTCTTATTCAGCATTGATGGGTGCTTTGAAGAAAGCTAATATCGATCTTAACAGAAAAGTATTGGCTGACCTAGCGCTAAATAATCCTGCAGCTTTCAAAGCAATCGTTGAGAAAGTAAAATAG
- a CDS encoding carboxymuconolactone decarboxylase family protein gives MDYNTVMERLGFDKHSTSMIENLIAESYAVKYTDQLLKNGQYVLDSEALSDEEKILLMVGVANVLKNKSLIDVLVKKAVKEEVIHLDQVGEVLVLSSSMTFHNTLGKVRGFVGGKDLAELEAHDNFQFDEQKKISDRVVELVCLGVSITNGCKMCTRAHFDKAKEAGIDQKEMELALNIVAFVNSFDKLDY, from the coding sequence ATGGATTATAACACGGTGATGGAGCGATTGGGATTTGACAAGCACTCCACTTCTATGATTGAGAATTTGATAGCGGAAAGCTATGCGGTCAAATACACGGATCAGTTATTGAAAAATGGGCAATATGTGCTTGACAGCGAAGCATTGAGCGATGAAGAGAAAATTTTATTGATGGTAGGTGTTGCCAATGTTTTGAAGAATAAATCTTTGATTGACGTATTAGTGAAAAAAGCCGTAAAGGAAGAGGTGATACATTTGGATCAAGTTGGTGAAGTATTGGTATTAAGCTCGTCAATGACATTTCATAATACGCTTGGCAAAGTGAGAGGATTTGTAGGAGGAAAGGATTTGGCGGAGCTTGAGGCTCATGATAATTTTCAATTTGATGAACAAAAGAAAATCAGCGACAGAGTAGTGGAGTTGGTTTGTTTAGGTGTTTCTATTACGAATGGATGTAAAATGTGCACAAGAGCACACTTTGATAAGGCTAAAGAGGCTGGAATTGATCAAAAAGAGATGGAATTGGCATTGAATATTGTGGCTTTTGTAAATAGTTTCGACAAACTAGATTATTGA
- a CDS encoding RNA ligase family protein, with the protein MNQSMKYPRSLHAQISKGTTSDDRFMPNGYVEAFSKMKNIVMTEKLDGQNNCISEKGVFARSHAQVSRHPWDKPLIERWNLIKGDLQDLEIFGENMYGTHSIVYEGLESYFYVFAVRNKDKWLSWDEVKFIAECFDFPTVPEIGLKFLLSDFISQHKDENQALGAWLKANLGMDWEESVLTAGQLGGYEEISQRPCSEGFVVRNAEEFSTNEGMLPVSKNEFDSLFKLVRMSHVKTDIHWSKTWKQARLIDYNKYKWYGYEYLSEK; encoded by the coding sequence ATGAATCAATCTATGAAGTATCCGAGGAGTCTCCATGCTCAAATAAGCAAAGGAACAACCTCGGATGACCGGTTTATGCCCAATGGCTATGTTGAGGCATTTTCCAAAATGAAAAATATAGTGATGACCGAAAAGCTAGACGGTCAAAATAATTGTATTTCTGAAAAAGGAGTTTTTGCCAGATCTCATGCGCAAGTGAGTCGACACCCATGGGACAAGCCTTTGATTGAAAGATGGAATCTTATCAAGGGTGATTTGCAAGACTTGGAAATATTTGGAGAAAATATGTATGGCACACATTCCATAGTTTATGAAGGTCTTGAGTCTTATTTTTATGTATTTGCTGTTAGGAACAAGGACAAATGGTTGTCATGGGATGAGGTAAAATTCATAGCGGAGTGTTTTGATTTTCCTACAGTGCCCGAAATAGGGTTGAAATTTTTATTGAGCGATTTTATTTCTCAGCATAAAGATGAAAATCAAGCATTGGGAGCTTGGCTAAAGGCTAATTTGGGCATGGATTGGGAAGAGAGTGTGCTTACAGCTGGTCAGCTGGGGGGATATGAAGAAATATCCCAAAGACCATGTTCTGAAGGATTTGTAGTGAGAAATGCAGAAGAGTTCAGCACTAATGAAGGAATGTTGCCTGTTTCTAAAAATGAATTTGATAGCTTATTTAAGCTAGTTAGAATGTCTCATGTGAAAACAGATATTCATTGGTCTAAAACATGGAAGCAGGCTAGATTAATTGATTACAACAAGTATAAATGGTATGGCTATGAGTATTTATCTGAAAAGTGA
- a CDS encoding AAA family ATPase, with protein MSIYLKSDWKKSIIDISDQFDLEVLAKSYKWVERMKGVPQDGEWHAEGDVFVHTDMVVKSLLSSNFYQSLEMLEKQVLAMSAVMHDIEKVSTTEVAVIDGRERIISPKHALKGEKRARSILYRDFEVPFRVREMISKLVRLHGLPIWAIEKKNAAKDAIKSSLMVDTRLLAELARADIRGRICRDAEEIMLKIDLYEELCKENDCWGVERKFASQAGKFDYFQGKSDYADYLPFENFGSKVIMMSGLPGSGKDTYISKNFDLPVVSLDDIRRKLKISPTDSKGNGRVIQEAKSTVKEYLRKKQAFVFNATNITSDMRGRWVDLFTTYNAWIEMVYVEVPYAKLLKQNNNREFAIPQAALEKMIDKLDIPDATEAHEVVYAV; from the coding sequence ATGAGTATTTATCTGAAAAGTGATTGGAAAAAATCGATTATAGATATTTCCGATCAGTTTGATTTGGAGGTATTGGCTAAGTCTTATAAGTGGGTGGAACGAATGAAAGGAGTGCCTCAAGATGGAGAGTGGCATGCTGAGGGTGATGTCTTTGTTCATACTGATATGGTTGTGAAAAGCTTGTTGTCGTCCAATTTCTACCAAAGTTTGGAAATGCTTGAGAAGCAAGTGCTGGCAATGTCGGCTGTAATGCATGATATAGAAAAAGTTTCAACAACTGAAGTAGCTGTTATCGACGGCAGGGAGAGGATTATTAGTCCCAAGCACGCGTTAAAGGGAGAAAAAAGAGCTCGTTCGATTTTGTATAGAGATTTTGAAGTGCCTTTTAGAGTAAGAGAGATGATTTCGAAGCTTGTGAGATTGCATGGATTGCCTATTTGGGCAATTGAAAAGAAGAATGCCGCTAAGGATGCCATAAAGTCAAGCTTGATGGTGGATACACGTTTATTGGCAGAATTAGCTCGGGCGGATATCAGAGGCCGAATTTGCAGAGATGCGGAAGAGATAATGCTTAAGATTGATTTATACGAAGAATTATGCAAAGAAAATGACTGCTGGGGAGTTGAAAGAAAGTTTGCTTCCCAAGCTGGAAAGTTTGACTATTTTCAAGGGAAAAGCGACTACGCTGATTATTTGCCTTTTGAAAACTTTGGTTCAAAGGTGATTATGATGTCAGGTTTGCCCGGAAGTGGAAAAGATACTTACATTTCGAAGAATTTTGATCTACCGGTAGTCTCTTTGGATGATATACGGCGTAAATTGAAAATTTCCCCAACGGACAGCAAAGGCAATGGTAGAGTAATTCAGGAAGCCAAGTCTACTGTTAAGGAGTATTTGAGGAAGAAGCAAGCATTTGTTTTCAATGCGACAAATATAACCTCTGATATGAGAGGTCGATGGGTTGATTTGTTCACTACCTACAATGCTTGGATTGAAATGGTTTACGTTGAAGTGCCATATGCTAAACTGCTAAAGCAGAATAATAATCGAGAATTTGCTATACCTCAAGCAGCGCTTGAAAAAATGATTGACAAGCTGGATATTCCTGATGCAACAGAAGCTCATGAAGTGGTATATGCTGTGTAG
- a CDS encoding FAD-dependent oxidoreductase, with amino-acid sequence MKIIIIGSVAAGTSVAAKARRNQENVEITIYEKDSDISYSGCGLPYYIGEDYIKRDNLTPRTPSWFKKRFNIDINTQHEVIDINPSTQTLTIRNLATGDLFQDKYDKLVLATGATPFIPPIKNLNQKHVFSLRNVHQADSILNFISNHAPKHAAIIGSGYIGLEMAENLQNRGLKVSIIEMEALPMPALDPDVSVHILKELKNKKIEFYGNETADSILHFNENKFVELKSGKQIKADLVIVSTGVKPQTELAKNINLQTSVHGAIRVNEHMQTSIDNIYAVGDCAVAYSRIDFEPVWVPLGSTANKMGRICGDHITGGSLKFEGILGTGIFKVFDLSVATTGFTEEEARNKGYNIAVHHNFKPNQTEYFASSSEMMIKMIADKDTGKILGAQIIGKNGVDKRIDVIATAITFGATAEQLFHLDLAYAPPFSTTKDPVHYSGMVLNNAVKNSNPIITPYELLKNRQDYQVVDVRSSKQYNDGHIEGAINIPLPELREKYNQIEKHAKVVVHCNKGVTGNAAQNLLQNLGFRQVFNLSGGYKNYKLYLMAKS; translated from the coding sequence AACGATCTATGAAAAAGATTCTGACATTAGTTATTCAGGCTGCGGGCTTCCATACTATATCGGCGAAGACTACATTAAAAGAGACAACCTTACTCCAAGAACTCCAAGTTGGTTTAAAAAAAGATTCAACATCGATATCAATACCCAACATGAAGTTATTGACATAAACCCTTCCACCCAAACATTAACAATTCGAAATCTGGCTACTGGAGACCTCTTTCAGGACAAATATGACAAACTGGTATTGGCCACAGGAGCTACTCCATTCATCCCTCCGATAAAAAACTTGAATCAAAAACATGTCTTCTCGCTCAGAAATGTCCACCAAGCTGATTCAATCTTAAACTTTATTTCCAATCACGCACCAAAGCATGCGGCAATCATCGGATCGGGTTACATTGGATTGGAAATGGCGGAAAACCTTCAGAACAGAGGCTTGAAAGTGTCCATAATAGAAATGGAGGCTTTGCCTATGCCCGCTCTGGATCCAGATGTGTCCGTGCATATTCTCAAGGAATTGAAAAATAAAAAAATCGAGTTTTACGGCAACGAAACAGCTGATAGCATTCTTCATTTCAACGAAAATAAATTCGTAGAACTAAAATCCGGAAAGCAAATAAAAGCCGATCTTGTAATTGTCAGCACAGGAGTAAAACCTCAGACTGAATTGGCTAAAAACATTAACCTGCAAACCAGCGTCCACGGTGCGATAAGGGTCAATGAACACATGCAAACCAGCATTGACAATATCTATGCTGTTGGTGATTGCGCTGTCGCTTATTCAAGAATAGATTTTGAACCAGTATGGGTGCCATTAGGCTCCACGGCCAATAAAATGGGAAGAATATGCGGAGATCATATTACTGGCGGGTCTCTAAAATTTGAAGGAATACTAGGGACTGGAATATTCAAAGTATTCGACTTATCTGTCGCTACGACTGGCTTCACAGAAGAAGAAGCACGCAACAAAGGATACAATATCGCAGTACATCACAACTTCAAACCCAATCAGACCGAATACTTTGCAAGTTCCTCAGAAATGATGATAAAAATGATCGCTGACAAAGATACGGGCAAAATCCTAGGAGCTCAAATCATTGGAAAAAATGGTGTTGACAAACGCATAGATGTTATCGCCACGGCAATTACTTTTGGAGCTACTGCTGAACAGCTGTTCCATTTAGACCTTGCTTACGCGCCTCCATTTTCAACGACCAAAGACCCTGTGCATTACTCAGGCATGGTTCTGAATAATGCGGTCAAAAACTCCAATCCAATCATTACTCCCTATGAGCTTCTAAAAAACAGGCAAGATTATCAAGTGGTGGACGTAAGATCCTCCAAACAATATAATGACGGCCATATAGAAGGCGCTATCAATATTCCTTTGCCAGAACTTAGGGAAAAATATAATCAAATTGAAAAGCATGCTAAAGTTGTCGTTCATTGCAATAAAGGAGTCACTGGAAACGCTGCTCAGAATCTTCTTCAAAACCTGGGGTTCCGACAAGTCTTCAACCTCTCAGGCGGGTATAAAAACTACAAACTTTACCTGATGGCTAAAAGCTAA